A single region of the Marinobacter salinus genome encodes:
- the flgB gene encoding flagellar basal body rod protein FlgB — MAISFDSALGIHQHALEARVKRAEVLANNLANADTPGFKARDVDFQAMMQRAQQSVSGFEMSKTNDAHMDTSSGAAESDLLYRTPNQPSVDGNTVDAQQEQSRFMRNAMDYQASFQFLNSKFSGLTKALKGE; from the coding sequence ATGGCGATTTCATTTGATAGCGCGTTGGGCATTCATCAGCACGCACTGGAGGCTCGGGTAAAGCGGGCTGAGGTTCTGGCAAACAATCTGGCAAATGCCGACACCCCGGGGTTTAAAGCGCGGGATGTGGACTTCCAGGCCATGATGCAGCGTGCCCAGCAATCGGTCAGCGGCTTTGAAATGAGCAAAACCAACGATGCGCACATGGACACGTCTTCCGGCGCCGCTGAATCGGATCTGCTGTATCGCACGCCAAACCAGCCATCGGTTGACGGTAATACGGTAGATGCCCAGCAAGAGCAGAGCCGGTTTATGAGGAATGCCATGGATTACCAGGCGAGCTTCCAGTTTTTGAACAGCAAGTTTTCAGGGCTCACCAAGGCCCTGAAAGGCGAATAA
- a CDS encoding nitroreductase family protein — protein MTAVSDFLLNRASEPRLEAPAPDRETLDRAIACATRAPDHALLRPWRYLVIEGEGLMALGELFASTCPNNSDNQQIEKLRKAPLRAPMVIVAIASPTIHPKVPEVEQVMSAAVGVGFLELALQDAGYGVMWRTGSVAYHSVVRSGLGLEDRESIVGFLYVGTVSSEKPRVPRPDVSEILQQWPG, from the coding sequence ATGACCGCAGTCAGTGATTTTCTGCTCAACCGGGCTTCCGAACCGAGGCTTGAGGCCCCGGCGCCGGACCGGGAAACTCTGGATCGTGCCATCGCCTGTGCCACCCGCGCACCTGACCACGCACTCCTGCGCCCTTGGCGCTATCTGGTTATTGAAGGTGAAGGGCTGATGGCGCTTGGGGAGCTGTTCGCCTCAACTTGCCCCAATAACAGTGACAACCAGCAGATAGAAAAGCTGCGGAAGGCACCTTTGAGGGCCCCGATGGTTATTGTTGCCATTGCCTCGCCGACCATTCATCCAAAGGTGCCGGAGGTGGAGCAGGTTATGTCGGCGGCGGTAGGCGTCGGCTTTCTGGAGCTGGCCCTCCAGGACGCCGGGTACGGTGTGATGTGGCGAACCGGCAGCGTTGCCTATCATTCGGTTGTCCGAAGCGGCCTCGGGCTTGAGGACAGGGAGTCGATCGTTGGCTTTCTCTATGTCGGTACAGTTTCTTCTGAAAAGCCCCGCGTACCCAGGCCTGACGTCAGTGAAATCCTTCAGCAATGGCCGGGATGA
- a CDS encoding DUF962 domain-containing protein — protein MSNQQTFNNFSEFYPYYLEEHSDVTCRRLHFTGSLLVLLVAVWAISSGKLAWLLLLPVIGYGFAWVGHFRFEKNRPATFQYPLYSLMGDWVMFRDMLIGRIRF, from the coding sequence ATGAGTAACCAACAAACATTTAACAACTTCTCTGAATTTTATCCATATTACCTGGAAGAGCACAGCGACGTTACCTGTCGTCGCCTGCATTTTACCGGCAGCCTTCTGGTATTGCTGGTTGCCGTGTGGGCCATTTCATCTGGCAAACTGGCTTGGCTACTGCTACTTCCGGTGATTGGTTACGGGTTTGCCTGGGTTGGCCACTTCAGGTTTGAGAAAAACCGACCCGCGACGTTCCAATACCCACTGTACAGCCTGATGGGCGACTGGGTCATGTTCAGGGACATGCTCATTGGCAGAATACGTTTCTGA
- a CDS encoding adenylate/guanylate cyclase domain-containing protein, with translation MMSAPADLRNASTSAGKAMTGDYQNSPVAIPPMPDYNGRILAYTATAAIIVSGVLQGVFHHWLLWLVAGALTWPHIAHIVTRRTFLRQSARIRQKMLVVDCIIGGAFIGCIGLVAIPSVSVVVMLMFSCLIVGGIRQWLLGTVFLAAGTAAAVAITGPADTFQSPLLTSILAIVSTGLYICVTAFYSHQQARALMLAKTQIQNQREQSIALSHKLSKYLSPQVWQSIFTGERDVRLETQRKKLAVFFSDIKGFTELSEEMEPEALTELLNHYFNEMSEVALKYGGTIDKFVGDSIMIFFGDPTSRGQREDAFACVSMAIDMRKHMKIMRQKWRSQGIKTPLEIRMGISTGYTTVGNFGAENRMDYTIIGKEVNLASRLESLAEPGEILISYETFSLIKDRIMCRDKGEITVKGFGKPVPIYEVVDFRRDLGPNRSFLEHEHSGFAMYLDSDKITEKERESILTALEDAADRLRRGDDTSLPEATAGKAY, from the coding sequence ATGATGAGCGCACCCGCAGACCTGCGAAACGCCAGCACCAGCGCTGGCAAGGCCATGACTGGTGATTACCAGAACAGTCCTGTGGCAATTCCCCCCATGCCCGACTATAACGGCCGCATTCTCGCTTACACGGCGACAGCAGCGATCATTGTTTCCGGTGTCCTCCAGGGTGTATTCCATCACTGGCTGCTATGGCTCGTTGCCGGCGCCCTCACCTGGCCACACATTGCCCACATCGTCACACGGCGAACATTCCTGAGGCAATCCGCGCGCATCCGGCAAAAGATGCTGGTGGTCGATTGTATCATTGGCGGAGCCTTCATCGGGTGCATTGGACTGGTGGCTATTCCCTCGGTGTCTGTCGTCGTCATGCTTATGTTCAGCTGCCTGATTGTAGGAGGTATACGGCAATGGCTTCTCGGCACAGTGTTCCTGGCAGCCGGGACCGCGGCAGCGGTCGCAATAACAGGCCCTGCGGACACCTTCCAGTCGCCACTGCTGACCAGCATACTTGCCATCGTGTCCACCGGCCTCTACATCTGTGTTACAGCTTTCTACTCGCACCAACAGGCCCGAGCACTGATGCTGGCGAAAACCCAGATCCAGAATCAGCGCGAACAATCCATAGCGCTGTCCCACAAGCTTTCGAAATACCTGTCACCGCAAGTGTGGCAGTCAATTTTTACCGGTGAGCGGGACGTGCGCCTTGAAACCCAGCGGAAGAAACTGGCAGTGTTTTTCTCGGACATCAAAGGCTTCACTGAATTGTCCGAGGAGATGGAGCCGGAGGCTCTAACAGAGCTGCTAAACCATTACTTCAACGAGATGTCTGAAGTCGCACTGAAATACGGCGGCACCATCGACAAATTTGTTGGCGACTCAATCATGATTTTCTTCGGTGACCCGACCAGCCGGGGCCAACGAGAAGATGCCTTCGCCTGTGTATCCATGGCCATCGACATGCGCAAACACATGAAAATAATGCGCCAGAAATGGCGCAGCCAGGGCATCAAAACGCCCCTGGAAATTCGCATGGGAATCAGCACCGGATATACCACGGTGGGCAATTTCGGCGCCGAGAATCGGATGGACTACACCATCATCGGAAAAGAAGTAAACCTCGCCAGCAGACTGGAATCTCTCGCTGAACCGGGAGAGATTCTTATTTCCTATGAGACCTTCTCACTGATCAAAGACAGGATCATGTGCCGGGACAAGGGTGAGATCACGGTAAAGGGCTTTGGCAAACCTGTTCCAATTTACGAAGTGGTGGATTTCCGCCGGGATTTGGGGCCAAACCGCAGCTTTCTTGAGCACGAACACAGCGGCTTTGCCATGTACCTGGATTCAGACAAGATCACCGAAAAAGAACGGGAGTCCATTCTGACCGCTCTTGAGGATGCGGCTGACCGCCTGCGCCGTGGAGATGATACTTCTCTGCCCGAGGCGACCGCCGGTAAGGCTTACTGA